Sequence from the Corallococcus soli genome:
ACGACAGGTCCGCGAGCAGTGACTCCACGCGGGCCCGGGGCGCGGCTTCGCGGACGGCGGCGACGGTAGCCGCCGTGCGGGCCTCGTCCCTGCCGGACACCACCAGCGTGGCCCCCAGCCGCGCCAGGGCCTTCGCCGTCTCCTGGCCGATGCCGCCGGTGGCCCCCGTGATGAGGCACACCTTGCCATCCCAATGGTCGTCCTGAGCCGCCATGCGCGCGCCCTCCTGGAATCCAGAGGACGCGTTCTATACGGACCCGGGCGTCCCCGCGCAGGAGAACCGTGCGGGGACGCGACATCCGGGGTCAGGTCGCGGCCTGGCTGATGTCCTCGGCGGCGCGGCCCCGGCGGTTGCCGCCGCCCCGGGGCGGAACGGTGGCGCCCACGCGGGCATCGCCGTTGAGGTGGCTCTCCAGGAACCAGAGGTCCTCCTCGGTCTCGCCCAGGGTCTGGGTGAGGATGTCCGCCGTGACGGGGTCATTCACCTCGTCCGACTTGGTGATGCCGTCGCGGAGGCTGGCGGCGTAGCGGCCCACGCGCTCCACCAGCGCGCGGATGTGGGACTCGCCGTCCACGGCCTGGAGGTCGTACTCGGGCAGCTGGCTGTTGTTGCTGGCCAGACGGATGGTGCCCTGGGCGTAGCCGCCCAGCGCGCCCGCGCGTTCGGCGTAGGCGTCCGCCTGCTTTCGGGCGTGCTTGGCCACCTCGTCGAAGAGCAGGTGCCGGCTGTAGAAGTGGGTGCCGCGGATGTTCCAGTGCGCCTGCTTGACCTGCCAGTGCAGGTCGATGGCGTTGGCGAGCAGCGTGTTGAGCATATCGATGAGCTCTTCGCGCGCGTTCTGGGGCAGGTTCACGTGGCTGGTGGAGTACATGGTCCGCATCCCTTGTCAGGTGGTGGCGCGCGGCGGGGCGTCGACATGACGTCGCGGCGCTTCCGAAAGGGTGGGGATGGCCTTCGTTCCGTGCCATGGCCCGGCGCTGCGTGCCTGGCTGTCCGGCCGGCCCGGGGGGCAGGCAGCCGGCCGTTCACGTCGGCTCAGGGAGGGCCCGGAGCGGTCAGGCGGGTGGCGACCTCCGTGGCGGCGCGCTCGCCGGACTCCACCGCCCCGTCCAGGTAGCCGGTACCGTGGATGGCCGTCTCGGTGCCCGCCCAGTGCACGCGGCCGAACGGGGCGCGCAGCGCGTCGCCCACGGCGGTGAGGGTGCCGGGGCGGGGCAGGCCCCCGTAGCAGCCGGTGCTGAACGCTTCGGCCTTCCAGTCCAGCTCCGCCACGGCGATGGGCGTCAGGGCCTGGGGGCCGAAGAAGCGCGCGAAGCCCTCCAGCGCGGTCCGCTGGATGTCCGCGGAGGGGCGGCCCGTCCAGGCGCGCGCGGTGTCGCCCAGGAAGAAGCCCACCAGGGCGGGGTGGTGGCCCTGGGGGCCGCAGTCGTCGAAGCACAGCCGCACCGGGCCCACGTCGCTGACGGCCTCGCCGGACAGGCCCGCTTCGCGCCAGAAGGGGCGGGCGTAGGTGGCTACGACCTTGATGACGCTGCCCATGGGCAGCTCCGCGTGCACGCGGCGGCGTCCGGCGGGGAGGTCCGCGCCGAAGTCGATGTGCTCCGCGAGCGCGGGCGGCGTGGCCACCACGGCGTAGCGCGCGCGGACGGTGCGACCGTCGGTGGTGGTGACGGTGACGCCGCGTCCGTCCTGGAGGACGGCGCGCACGGGGGCGGAGAGGACGACGCGCTCCGGGGGCAGCGCCTGGGCCAGCCGGCGTGAGAGGGATTGCGCGCCGTCCACGAAGCGCTCGGCCTGGGCGCCGCCCTCGACTTCGGTGAGCGGCATGAGGCCGCCGTTGGCGTGCACATAGGAGAGGAAGCTCAGGAAGGACAGCTCCGACGGCTCGGCGGCGAACACCGCGCGGGCGGCGATGTCCAGCGCGGCGCGCGCGCCCCAGGTGGGCACGTGGCGCTGCTTCCATTGCTCCAGGGTGAGCGCGTCCCACTCCGCGGCGCGCGGGGCGGCGGCGGGCTTCTCCGGGGGGACCTTCTTCGCCAGCGCATCCAGCCGCCACACCGTGCGCTGCAAATCCAGCAGCGACAGCAGGGGCAGCGACGGGACCTTGCCCCGGTACGTGCGCAGCCCGCCGCGCACCTCCAGCACCTTGGTGCCCTGGTGGTGCTGGGCGAAGCGCTTGAGGCCCAGGCCATCCGCGAGCCGCAGCACGTGGTGCTGGTGGGGGCCCACCCACTGGCCCCCCAGGTCCACGGTGCCGCCGCCCACGTCGCGGGTGAGCGTGCGGCCGCCCAGGCGGTCGCGTGCTTCCAGCACGGCCACGGTGGCGCCCGTGCGGGCGATGTCCCGGGCCGCGGTGAGGCCCGCGAGTCCCCCGCCGACGACGACCACGTCCACGCTGGTGTCCATAGGGCCGGGCACTCTATGACGGAAGCGCCACGGGCCAGGGTGCGCGTGGCGTCGAAGGGTGGAGGACCGGATGTTCGCGTTGGAGATGGTGGAGAAGGTGCGGCAGGTGTCGCCGGGCGCGGCGAACGCGCTGACGACGTTGGCGGTGAAGAACATCGTCCCGCTGGCAGCGGCCATGGGCTACCGGGTGGAGGAGGTGACGGACGCGCGCGTGAAGGCGACCGTGCCGCTCAACCGCAAGACGAAGAACCACGTGGGCAGCGTGTACCTGGGCGCCCAGGTGACGGTGATGGAGCTGACGATGGGCGTGATGCTCTTCCGCCGCTTTCCGCCCAGCCAGTACAAGATGCTCGTCAACCGCATGGAGGTGTCCTTCCACGCCAAGGCGAAGACCGCGGTGAGCGCGGTGTGCGAGCCCTCCGAGGAGCTGCTGTCAGGCCTCGCGTCGTCGCTGCGGGAGAAGGGCGACAAGGCGGAGGCGTGGATCCCCGTGCAGCTGCTGGGCACCGACGGACAGCGCGTCGCGGAGGCGCGCTTCCTGGCGGTGTTCAAGCGCGGCTAAGCCACCGGAAGAAAGTTTGTTCAGGGTGCACGCTCAGATGTCATTCTAGGACGCGGGTTGCGGGGCGATATGATTACCCGCCGCGCGGCGTGGGCATCACCGGGGCGAAGAAGGCGGCCCCCAGGACGACGCGCAGCCGGGCCAGGCTTCCCGTCCCCCGCTATGCGCTTGGCGGGCCTGCCCGCGCGCCCAGGGCAGGACTACTCATCCACCGACGAGCTGACCTGCTGAATCATCCCTGGCCTGAACACAGGAATAGTGATGAGAGGAATGCCAAACTGCGCACAGGTCCCGGAGACAAACGTGCGTAGGTAAGGCCACAAATGAATCATGGCATTCGTTCCCGCGAACTCCATGCGCAGCGGGGCATCAAGGGGATGCGGAAAAGCCTCGGGGACGGCATACCGCCCAAGAATGGTGTACCGAAGCTTGAGGAATGTATTCTCTTGCTCACTACCTTGGTGCGCTGAAATAGCGAAGTCGCCGCGCACAAGAAAACCGTTCGCGCGCGTACCGTCCAGCGATGTGGCCAGGGTGGGCTTTATATCAACGACAATGCCCGCCCCCGATTTTGGAGCGTCTTTGACCATGCGCGCGAGGAAGCCCACAGGCTTGATCTCGATGAGATCAAAGGCCTGGGCGAGGTCTCGAAACGCCGCACTCAATTCTTGCACGGGAGTGGTGCTCACGCAGCGACCGACGGCTCGGCGCCGTACTGCTGCGCAATGCGAATCACCGCTCCGCCCTGCCGCCCTTTTCTTGGCAAGGACGGAGTGCGCTCAGCCGCTCGCGTGGAATGAACAACCATTTCCATGCCGGCCGACACCGTCCACTGCGACTCGTCGGGGAGGGAGGCGCGCTCCGCCTCCTCTTTGGGCTCCGCCATCCAGAGGTTGCGCAGCGCGTCGATGCGCTGGCGAGGGGCTTCGGCAAGCAGCATGAGCACGCTCACCAAGGAGGCCGACGTCTCCTTGCCGCTCTTCACTTTGGAAATGTAGCCGCCGGACAAGTCCAGCAGCTGCTCCAGATCCCTCTGCGCGATGAACGGCTTCAGATCCCTGATCGCGCCTTCCACCTTCGCGGCAACGACCGCCCGGTAGACTTCCTCCATCGCGTCATCGAGGCGCGCCGCTACCTCTTCGTCGATCCACTCCTCACCGCACGCTGAGCACGTCGG
This genomic interval carries:
- the dps gene encoding DNA starvation/stationary phase protection protein Dps; its protein translation is MYSTSHVNLPQNAREELIDMLNTLLANAIDLHWQVKQAHWNIRGTHFYSRHLLFDEVAKHARKQADAYAERAGALGGYAQGTIRLASNNSQLPEYDLQAVDGESHIRALVERVGRYAASLRDGITKSDEVNDPVTADILTQTLGETEEDLWFLESHLNGDARVGATVPPRGGGNRRGRAAEDISQAAT
- a CDS encoding flavin monoamine oxidase family protein; translation: MDTSVDVVVVGGGLAGLTAARDIARTGATVAVLEARDRLGGRTLTRDVGGGTVDLGGQWVGPHQHHVLRLADGLGLKRFAQHHQGTKVLEVRGGLRTYRGKVPSLPLLSLLDLQRTVWRLDALAKKVPPEKPAAAPRAAEWDALTLEQWKQRHVPTWGARAALDIAARAVFAAEPSELSFLSFLSYVHANGGLMPLTEVEGGAQAERFVDGAQSLSRRLAQALPPERVVLSAPVRAVLQDGRGVTVTTTDGRTVRARYAVVATPPALAEHIDFGADLPAGRRRVHAELPMGSVIKVVATYARPFWREAGLSGEAVSDVGPVRLCFDDCGPQGHHPALVGFFLGDTARAWTGRPSADIQRTALEGFARFFGPQALTPIAVAELDWKAEAFSTGCYGGLPRPGTLTAVGDALRAPFGRVHWAGTETAIHGTGYLDGAVESGERAATEVATRLTAPGPP
- a CDS encoding DUF4442 domain-containing protein yields the protein MFALEMVEKVRQVSPGAANALTTLAVKNIVPLAAAMGYRVEEVTDARVKATVPLNRKTKNHVGSVYLGAQVTVMELTMGVMLFRRFPPSQYKMLVNRMEVSFHAKAKTAVSAVCEPSEELLSGLASSLREKGDKAEAWIPVQLLGTDGQRVAEARFLAVFKRG